A window of the Burkholderia sp. 9120 genome harbors these coding sequences:
- a CDS encoding SAM-dependent methyltransferase gives MSSKTHEIRPNQSIELLKELHILTRDGKMNQDSRRKLKQVYHLFQFIEPLLKERKDDQGAVTLVDHGAGKSYLGFILYDLFFKEFQDAAGGASHIYGIETREDLVTKSEELAARLGFTGMSFLNLSVAESITSDRLPERIDIVTALHACNTATDDAIRFALQKQAKNIVVVPCCQAEVAGVLKQNKGKSLGNALTEIWRHPLHTREFGSQITNVLRCLQLEAHGYQVSVTELVGWEHSMKNELIVAQFKDLPRRRPAERLNEVMETLGIEELKERFFVSA, from the coding sequence ATGTCCAGCAAAACCCACGAAATCCGTCCGAATCAGTCCATCGAGCTGTTGAAGGAGCTCCACATCCTCACGCGCGACGGCAAGATGAATCAGGACAGCCGCCGCAAGCTCAAGCAGGTCTACCACCTGTTCCAGTTCATCGAGCCGTTGCTTAAGGAGCGCAAGGACGATCAAGGGGCGGTGACGCTGGTCGACCACGGCGCCGGCAAGTCATACCTAGGTTTTATTCTGTACGACCTTTTCTTCAAGGAGTTTCAGGATGCCGCGGGTGGGGCTTCGCACATATACGGCATTGAAACGCGCGAGGATCTGGTCACGAAATCCGAGGAACTGGCCGCCCGGCTAGGCTTCACGGGCATGTCGTTCCTGAATCTGTCGGTGGCGGAGTCGATCACGTCGGATCGCTTGCCCGAGCGGATCGACATCGTGACGGCGCTGCATGCGTGCAACACCGCCACCGACGACGCGATCCGCTTCGCGCTGCAGAAGCAGGCGAAGAACATCGTGGTGGTGCCGTGCTGTCAGGCCGAAGTGGCCGGGGTCTTGAAGCAGAACAAGGGTAAGTCGCTGGGGAACGCGCTAACGGAAATCTGGCGGCATCCGCTGCATACGCGGGAGTTCGGCAGCCAGATCACGAACGTGCTGCGCTGTTTGCAGCTCGAAGCGCATGGCTATCAGGTCAGCGTGACCGAGCTGGTCGGCTGGGAGCATTCGATGAAAAACGAACTCATCGTCGCTCAGTTCAAGGATCTGCCGAGACGCCGTCCGGCCGAGCGGCTCAATGAGGTGATGGAAACGCTGGGGATCGAGGAACTGAAAGAGCGGTTTTTCGTTTCCGCCTGA
- a CDS encoding TIGR03862 family flavoprotein, whose protein sequence is MPFSLDSARVVVIGGGPAGLMAAEALARHGVQVDVYDAMPSVGRKFLMAGKGGMNITHSEALEPFLGRYGARRQQIAPLLDALGPEALRAWLKALGVETFVGSSGRVFPTDMKAAPMLRAWLHRLRETGVRFHMRHKWVGWDTEGGVATDAASQSGTQTLRFSTPDGEQLVTCDAVVFALGGASWPRLGSDAAWVPLMSARNVPVAPLRAANCGFDADWSAYLRERFAGQPVKSVAISLTDIDKTVHNRQGEILLTETGLEGSLIYALSSAIRERILADGDVTIALDLAPGLPLERVIAEVTRPRSSRSMSSHLQGRIGIGGVKLALLHEILSKETFADSNQLAHAIKALPVRLTRARPIAEAISTAGGIPFETLDAHLMVEQLPGAFCAGEMLDWEAPTGGYLLTACFASGLVAGRGALAYLAARAGLNGSDSSDAPQTPAA, encoded by the coding sequence ATGCCCTTTTCCCTTGATTCCGCCCGCGTCGTCGTGATCGGCGGCGGTCCCGCCGGCTTGATGGCCGCCGAGGCGCTCGCCCGCCATGGCGTGCAAGTCGACGTCTACGACGCGATGCCGTCGGTCGGTCGCAAATTCCTGATGGCGGGCAAAGGCGGCATGAACATCACGCATTCCGAGGCGCTCGAGCCGTTTCTCGGCCGCTATGGCGCGCGCCGTCAGCAGATCGCGCCGCTGCTGGACGCGCTCGGTCCCGAGGCGCTGCGGGCCTGGCTAAAGGCGCTGGGCGTCGAGACGTTCGTCGGCAGTTCAGGACGCGTTTTTCCCACCGACATGAAAGCCGCGCCGATGCTGCGCGCCTGGCTGCATCGGCTGAGAGAGACGGGGGTGCGTTTCCACATGCGCCATAAGTGGGTGGGTTGGGATACCGAAGGCGGTGTTGCAACTGACGCCGCGAGCCAATCCGGCACACAGACGCTGCGGTTCTCGACGCCCGACGGCGAACAGCTCGTAACCTGCGATGCGGTCGTCTTCGCGCTCGGCGGCGCAAGCTGGCCGCGCCTCGGATCGGACGCTGCCTGGGTGCCGCTGATGAGCGCCCGCAACGTGCCGGTGGCGCCGCTGCGCGCCGCGAACTGCGGCTTCGACGCCGACTGGAGCGCCTATCTGCGCGAGCGTTTCGCGGGACAACCGGTCAAGTCGGTCGCCATTTCGCTCACTGATATAGACAAAACTGTCCACAATCGACAAGGTGAAATACTTCTGACCGAAACGGGCCTTGAAGGGAGCCTGATTTACGCGTTGTCGTCGGCGATTCGCGAGCGGATTCTCGCTGACGGCGACGTGACGATCGCGCTGGATCTGGCGCCGGGCTTGCCTTTGGAGCGAGTGATCGCGGAAGTCACACGACCGCGCAGCTCGCGTTCCATGTCGAGCCATCTGCAAGGGCGAATCGGGATTGGCGGGGTCAAACTCGCGCTGCTGCACGAGATTCTGTCGAAGGAGACATTCGCGGATTCGAACCAGTTGGCGCACGCGATCAAGGCGCTGCCCGTGCGGCTCACCCGCGCGCGGCCGATCGCCGAAGCGATCAGTACGGCGGGTGGTATTCCTTTCGAAACGCTCGACGCGCATCTGATGGTCGAGCAGCTGCCCGGCGCGTTTTGCGCGGGAGAGATGCTTGACTGGGAAGCGCCGACCGGCGGTTATCTGTTGACGGCGTGCTTTGCCAGTGGACTGGTGGCGGGGCGCGGCGCGCTTGCTTATCTTGCGGCGCGCGCTGGGCTGAATGGGTCAGACTCATCGGACGCCCCGCAAACGCCGGCTGCGTAG
- a CDS encoding DUF1415 domain-containing protein, whose translation MPLPAESHDAIIAATRHWLTEAVIGLNLCPFAKAVHVKGQIRYAVSDATDMEAVLADLETELQSLVDADPNAVDTTLLIVPSALGDFLDYNDCLFFAERMIKQLRLEGVIQIASFHPFYQFEGSEPDEIENYTNRAPYPIFHLLREDSIERAVQAFPDAEAIYERNQETLRRIGLAGWNALLKR comes from the coding sequence ATGCCGTTGCCCGCCGAATCCCACGACGCCATCATCGCCGCAACCCGCCATTGGTTGACCGAGGCGGTGATCGGGCTGAATCTCTGTCCGTTTGCAAAGGCGGTGCATGTGAAAGGCCAGATTCGCTACGCCGTTAGCGACGCTACGGACATGGAAGCGGTTTTAGCCGATCTGGAAACCGAGCTTCAAAGCCTGGTCGACGCCGATCCGAACGCCGTGGATACCACGCTACTGATCGTTCCCAGCGCGCTCGGCGACTTTCTCGACTACAACGACTGCCTGTTTTTCGCCGAACGGATGATCAAGCAACTCCGCCTAGAAGGTGTGATCCAGATCGCCAGCTTTCATCCGTTTTATCAGTTCGAAGGCAGCGAGCCCGACGAGATCGAGAACTATACGAACCGGGCGCCGTATCCGATCTTTCACCTACTGCGCGAAGACAGCATCGAGCGGGCGGTTCAGGCTTTTCCCGACGCGGAAGCGATCTACGAACGCAACCAGGAAACGCTCCGACGAATCGGCCTGGCCGGCTGGAACGCGCTCCTGAAGCGTTAA
- a CDS encoding class I SAM-dependent methyltransferase yields MTSPAFITWPEADGPRTARWRSEAAVPPPKRVVVADDRTTADSAYRLACEGTALLWNGDFQNARQLLQAVTRRLERKPRKQGETPIDVFNLHRQAQSQRARTLGMILIPLDAAYAIPLRRAPEVQQACVETYGPATDEASVVSLRELLGLIGAHEWRKKGVEIPALSERIHPHYGVFSPVRGEYVDLVARTPLPSLNKAFDIGTGTGVLAALLAKRGVKKIVATDQDPRALDCARENLTRLGYDQQVDVVKADLFPEGRAPLVVCNPPWVPARPASPLEYAVYDPDSRMLLGFLNGLAAHLSPGGEGWLILSDFAEHLGLRSREWLLDAIDKAGLTVVGREDIRPRHPKSTDETDALHTARVAELTSLWRLKAR; encoded by the coding sequence ATGACCAGCCCCGCATTCATCACCTGGCCCGAAGCCGATGGCCCCCGCACTGCGCGTTGGCGCTCCGAAGCGGCCGTGCCGCCGCCCAAACGCGTGGTTGTCGCCGACGACCGCACGACCGCCGACTCGGCTTACCGCCTGGCGTGCGAAGGCACGGCGCTGCTGTGGAACGGCGACTTCCAGAACGCCCGTCAATTGCTGCAGGCCGTCACGCGACGTCTGGAGCGCAAACCGCGCAAACAAGGCGAAACGCCGATCGACGTATTCAACCTGCATCGGCAGGCGCAGTCGCAACGCGCGCGCACGCTCGGCATGATCCTGATTCCGCTCGACGCCGCGTACGCCATTCCGCTGCGCCGCGCGCCCGAGGTGCAGCAGGCCTGCGTGGAAACCTACGGACCGGCGACCGATGAGGCCTCGGTCGTCTCGTTGCGCGAATTGCTCGGTCTGATCGGCGCGCACGAGTGGCGCAAGAAGGGCGTCGAGATTCCCGCGCTCAGCGAGCGGATTCATCCGCATTACGGTGTGTTCTCGCCGGTGCGTGGCGAGTACGTGGATCTCGTCGCACGCACGCCGCTGCCGTCGTTGAACAAGGCGTTCGATATCGGCACCGGCACCGGCGTGTTGGCTGCGTTGCTCGCCAAGCGTGGCGTGAAGAAAATCGTCGCGACCGACCAGGATCCGCGCGCGCTCGACTGCGCGCGAGAGAATCTCACGCGGCTCGGTTATGACCAGCAGGTCGACGTGGTGAAGGCCGATCTGTTTCCGGAGGGGCGCGCTCCGCTGGTGGTCTGCAATCCGCCGTGGGTGCCGGCGCGGCCGGCATCGCCGCTCGAATATGCCGTCTACGATCCGGACAGCCGTATGTTGCTTGGTTTCCTGAACGGCCTGGCTGCGCATCTGTCGCCGGGCGGCGAGGGCTGGCTGATCCTGTCGGATTTTGCCGAGCATCTCGGGCTGCGTTCGCGCGAATGGTTGCTCGACGCGATCGACAAGGCAGGGCTGACGGTGGTGGGACGCGAGGATATTCGTCCGCGGCATCCGAAATCGACCGATGAGACCGACGCGCTTCACACGGCGCGTGTGGCTGAGTTGACTTCGTTGTGGCGGTTGAAGGCGCGTTAA
- a CDS encoding TetR/AcrR family transcriptional regulator, whose amino-acid sequence MSDSETPKAAGTRRARSAQTAGPQAQQHLLRAADELFYREGVRTVGVDAVVERAGVNKMSLYRQFSSKDDLVMAYLERKDEQFFGYVERSFAKHPGEPARQLQQYFDDLAVRASVDDYRGCPFVNVSVEFPDVAHPARQFVYDNKARLMARLTGLATEAGADDPVALANVLGLMIEGVYAASQTYGPGCGPILAAPKAAAQLIAAACGAASAG is encoded by the coding sequence ATGTCCGATAGCGAAACACCCAAAGCGGCCGGCACACGGCGCGCACGCAGTGCGCAGACGGCGGGGCCGCAGGCGCAGCAGCATCTGCTGCGCGCCGCGGACGAACTGTTCTATCGCGAAGGCGTGCGCACGGTCGGCGTGGACGCGGTGGTCGAGCGGGCGGGCGTCAACAAGATGAGTTTGTATCGCCAGTTTTCGTCGAAGGACGATCTGGTGATGGCTTATCTGGAGCGCAAGGACGAGCAGTTCTTCGGCTACGTGGAGAGAAGTTTCGCCAAACATCCTGGCGAGCCGGCCAGACAGTTGCAGCAATATTTCGACGACCTCGCGGTGCGCGCATCCGTCGACGACTATCGCGGCTGTCCGTTCGTCAACGTGTCGGTGGAGTTTCCGGACGTCGCGCACCCGGCGCGGCAGTTCGTGTATGACAACAAGGCGCGGCTGATGGCGCGGCTCACCGGCCTCGCGACCGAAGCCGGCGCGGATGATCCGGTGGCGCTGGCCAATGTGCTCGGGCTGATGATCGAAGGCGTGTACGCGGCCAGCCAGACTTATGGGCCGGGATGCGGGCCGATTCTGGCCGCCCCGAAGGCGGCGGCGCAGTTGATTGCGGCGGCTTGCGGCGCGGCGTCCGCGGGTTGA